A part of Catharus ustulatus isolate bCatUst1 chromosome 8, bCatUst1.pri.v2, whole genome shotgun sequence genomic DNA contains:
- the PCGF5 gene encoding polycomb group RING finger protein 5 isoform X1, producing MATQRKHLVKDFNPHITCYICKGYLIKPTTVTECLHTFCKTCIVQHFEDSNDCPRCGNQVHETNPLEMLRLDNTLEEIIFKLVPGLREQELQREIEFWKKNKPQENGQDESPKADKPKVDEECDENEEDKDYHRSDPQIAICLDCLRNNGQSGDNVVKGLMKKFIRCSTRVTVGTIKKFLSLKLKLPSSYELDVLCNGEIMGKDHTMEFIYMTRWRLRGENFRCQNCSSSQVCSQDGTFYQSYPMVLQYRPRIDFG from the exons ATGGCTACTCAGAGGAAGCACTTGGTGAAAGATTTCAATCCTCATATCACCTGCTATATCTGTAAAGGCTATCTCATCAAGCCAACTACAGTAACGGAGTGCCTCCATACCT TTTGTAAGACTTGCATTGTTCAACACTTTGAAGACAGCAATGACTGTCCCAGGTGTGGCAACCAAGTGCATGAGACCAATCCACTAGAAATGTTAAG gCTGGATAACACCTTAgaggaaattatatttaagtTGGTGCCTGGACTTCGAGAAC AGGAACTGCAGCGAGAGATtgaattttggaagaaaaacaaacctcaagAAAATGGACAAG ATGAAAGTCCAAAAGCTGATAAACCCAAAGTAGATGAGGAGTGtgatgaaaatgaagaagatAAAGACTATCACAGGAGTGACCCACAGATTGCAATCTGCCTCGACTGCTTACGCAACAATGGGCAGTCAGGAGATAATGTTGTCAAA GGCTTAATGAAGAAATTTATCCGCTGTTCTACTCGAGTGACCGTGGGAACTATCAAAAAGTTTCTCagcttaaaattaaaacttccaAGTTCCTATGAG CTGGATGTACTATGCAACGGAGAAATCATGGGGAAGGATCATACTATGGAATTCATCTATATGACAAGATGGAGACTAAGAGGCGAAAAC TTTCGGTGTCAGAACTGCTCATCTTCGCAAGTCTGCTCACAGGATGGCACTTTCTATCAG TCTTACCCTATGGTACTTCAGTATCGACCTAGAATTGACTTCGGTTAG
- the PCGF5 gene encoding polycomb group RING finger protein 5 isoform X2 has product MATQRKHLVKDFNPHITCYICKGYLIKPTTVTECLHTFCKTCIVQHFEDSNDCPRCGNQVHETNPLEMLRLDNTLEEIIFKLVPGLREQELQREIEFWKKNKPQENGQDESPKADKPKVDEECDENEEDKDYHRSDPQIAICLDCLRNNGQSGDNVVKGLMKKFIRCSTRVTVGTIKKFLSLKLKLPSSYELDVLCNGEIMGKDHTMEFIYMTRWRLRGENSYPMVLQYRPRIDFG; this is encoded by the exons ATGGCTACTCAGAGGAAGCACTTGGTGAAAGATTTCAATCCTCATATCACCTGCTATATCTGTAAAGGCTATCTCATCAAGCCAACTACAGTAACGGAGTGCCTCCATACCT TTTGTAAGACTTGCATTGTTCAACACTTTGAAGACAGCAATGACTGTCCCAGGTGTGGCAACCAAGTGCATGAGACCAATCCACTAGAAATGTTAAG gCTGGATAACACCTTAgaggaaattatatttaagtTGGTGCCTGGACTTCGAGAAC AGGAACTGCAGCGAGAGATtgaattttggaagaaaaacaaacctcaagAAAATGGACAAG ATGAAAGTCCAAAAGCTGATAAACCCAAAGTAGATGAGGAGTGtgatgaaaatgaagaagatAAAGACTATCACAGGAGTGACCCACAGATTGCAATCTGCCTCGACTGCTTACGCAACAATGGGCAGTCAGGAGATAATGTTGTCAAA GGCTTAATGAAGAAATTTATCCGCTGTTCTACTCGAGTGACCGTGGGAACTATCAAAAAGTTTCTCagcttaaaattaaaacttccaAGTTCCTATGAG CTGGATGTACTATGCAACGGAGAAATCATGGGGAAGGATCATACTATGGAATTCATCTATATGACAAGATGGAGACTAAGAGGCGAAAAC TCTTACCCTATGGTACTTCAGTATCGACCTAGAATTGACTTCGGTTAG